The sequence CCAGCAGGGTCTGAAGGTCTCCCATGCCTAGCAACCTGGAGATGAATCTCGTGGGCTCAAAATCCTCCAAATCTTCAATGTGTTCACCCACACCAATGCACACAATTGGTGCCTGCGTCTCAGCCACAGCGCTCAGTGCACCACCTCCTTTCGCAGATCCGTCAAGCTTTGTGATGACTACGCCAGTAATTCCAACGGCCTCGTGAAACGCCTTTGCTTGGGGGCCAGCCTGCTGTCCGATAGTTGCATCAATCACCAGAAAAATTTCATCTGGCTTTGCAACAGCTGCGACCCTTTTTATCTCCTCAATCAAGTCATTTTCGAGCGAATGTCGCCCAGAAGTGTCTATGATTTTCACCTCATAGTTCTGCATTTTTGCAAGTCCCTCTCTCACAATTTTCGGAGCTTTCGTCTCACCTTTCTCACCATAAAATCCTGCATTTGTTGCCTCTGCAAGTTGCTGGAGCTGGTCATGAGCAGCAGGTCTATGCACATCCCCGGCAATCAGTGCCACATTCAGCCCGTGCTTCTGGAAATATTTAGCAAGTTTTCCACAGGTCGTGGTTTTGCCCTGTCCATAAAGGCCAACCATCATTATTGTCTGGCTTTTGAGTGGAATTTTCTTGGCATTGCCTAAAATTTTTACGAGTTCCTCATAAATTATTTTAATCACATGCTCTCGTGGGTTCACACCTTCTGCTGGCTTCTCTTCAAGGGCTCTCTTCTCCACTGCCTTTGTGAGCTTGAGCACTAGCTTAACATTCACATCTGCCTGAAGGAGGGCACGCTGGATGTCCTTGACAATTTCCTTGATGAGTTCAGGGCTAATCTCTCTCGCCATTCCAACTTTTTTCAGAACTTCACGCAATGAGCTTCCAAGATTGTCCAATACCATGGATAAGAAGATGGGACAGGGGGATTTAAGCTTTTGTACTTAGTGAATGAAAAGGACACTGGCTATGAAAGTGGACAAAAAGTTAAATATAATCATACATTCAGAGGTATAGTAATTATTGGAGCGGAAACCATGATGATACGAAGCAAGGCACCATTGAGGATAAGTTTCGGTGGCGGTGGAACAGATGTCTCTCCATACATTGAAGAACGAGGTGGTTGTGTTTTGAGCAGCACAATCAATAAATTTGCGTACGCTACCCTTGTTCCAGTTGAGACACCAGGCATTTCTGTTCAGTCGCTTGACTATGATATTGTTGTGAAGTATGATACAGATAGAGACCTTGTTTTCAATGGAGAACTGGACCTTGTGAAAGCAGTAATCAGGCGGTTTATGACTGAGGAGGACCTGAAACACAGGGGCGTGAAGATGTTCATCCACAGCGATGCACCACCTGGTTCTGGCCTTGGCTCATCTTCCACAATGGCTGTGGCTCTCATAGGGGTTCTGAAACACTGGAAAAGAATTCCTATGACTGATTATGAGGTAGCAGAACTAGCATACGAAATCGAACGCAAGGACCTGAAAATCCCAGGCGGAAAACAGGACCAGTATGCAGCAGCTTTTGGTGGCTTCAACTTCATCGAGTTCCTGAAGGACGCCACTATAGTTAATCCCCTGAAGATTGAACGTGAAACCCTGAACGAGTTGGAATATAGATGCTTACTTTGCTATACTGGGAGAACACGGCTTTCAGGCAACATTTTGAACACCCAGATAAAGAATTACTCAGAAAAAAAGCCAGATGTAGTTGAGGCACTAGACGAAACCAAGCGTTTGGCAATCGAGATGAAAAAAGCCCTGCTCACCTCAAAACTTGATGATTTTGGGGAGCTAATGCACGAGGCCTGGATGCACAAGAGGAAATTTGCAAGTGGGATTACAAACCAGTCAATAGATGCACTCTATGAAGTGGCAAGAAAAAACGGTGCAATAGGTGGTAAGCTGCTTGGTGCTGGTGGTGGTGGTTACATCCTGTTCATCTGTAAATTTGACAAGAAACATATCGTTGCAAAAGAGCTGGAAAACCTGGGAGGCAAGGTGATAGATTTCAGTTTTGAATTTAAAGGTTTGCAGACATGGAGCGTCTATCAA comes from Thermoplasmata archaeon and encodes:
- a CDS encoding signal recognition particle protein Srp54, with the translated sequence MVLDNLGSSLREVLKKVGMAREISPELIKEIVKDIQRALLQADVNVKLVLKLTKAVEKRALEEKPAEGVNPREHVIKIIYEELVKILGNAKKIPLKSQTIMMVGLYGQGKTTTCGKLAKYFQKHGLNVALIAGDVHRPAAHDQLQQLAEATNAGFYGEKGETKAPKIVREGLAKMQNYEVKIIDTSGRHSLENDLIEEIKRVAAVAKPDEIFLVIDATIGQQAGPQAKAFHEAVGITGVVITKLDGSAKGGGALSAVAETQAPIVCIGVGEHIEDLEDFEPTRFISRLLGMGDLQTLLEKIKESGSEEKMEEQAKKMIAGKFTLKDMYEQMENLTNIGPLQKLMSFLPIGGNLDNKQIEETQARLKKFKVIMDSMTDEELENPHLIKGSRILRIARGAGVDTKDVRELLKYYEMSKRAAKGIMSDRKMRKQLEKQMKNFQA
- a CDS encoding GHMP kinase; translated protein: MMIRSKAPLRISFGGGGTDVSPYIEERGGCVLSSTINKFAYATLVPVETPGISVQSLDYDIVVKYDTDRDLVFNGELDLVKAVIRRFMTEEDLKHRGVKMFIHSDAPPGSGLGSSSTMAVALIGVLKHWKRIPMTDYEVAELAYEIERKDLKIPGGKQDQYAAAFGGFNFIEFLKDATIVNPLKIERETLNELEYRCLLCYTGRTRLSGNILNTQIKNYSEKKPDVVEALDETKRLAIEMKKALLTSKLDDFGELMHEAWMHKRKFASGITNQSIDALYEVARKNGAIGGKLLGAGGGGYILFICKFDKKHIVAKELENLGGKVIDFSFEFKGLQTWSVYQY